The nucleotide window TCAATAAAATTTTTCCATATTCAAATTGTTCGGCCAGAGCTTGAAATTTTTTGGCAAGACGGATGTCTTCACTCTTCAAACGGATGATCATCAGGTTGATCAAGTCCATATCCGCCTGCTGTACAGCATCTTTCAACTCTTCGCGTATTGCGGGTGAAAGTGCCATGGACCGGGAGCGCCAGAACATAGTGTTTTTCTTTTTTATTCCTGCAACTTCGGATTTGTAACCTTTATGGGTGCCGGTCTTGCTGTCTTCTTTTTCAGACGGATTTAAGGGATCTGAATTTGACCGGACCATTCCTGCTGGAATATCAAAAAAAAATCGAGATCCTTTTCCCACAGTGCTGTTAATAAAAAGTTGACCTCCCAGGACTGTCACAAGTTTCTCACTGATGGTCAACCCCAGGCCGGTACCTTCCTTTTTATGGCGCCCTGCTGATGCCTGTTCAAATGCCAGGAAAATGGAGTTGATATCTTTTTGTGCAATTCCAATGCCGGTGTCAGCCACTTCAAAAAAGAGCCGGATCTCTTGCCCGGACTGTTTCCCGGGTATTGCCGTATCCTGCTTCGTCCCGATCCTGACGCATACCTTACCGTTTTTCGTAAATTTCAATGCATTGTTGACAAGGTTGATCAGAATCTGGCGTAATTTCATCTGATCAGTTTTGATAAAACGGGGGACTGCCGCCGTACATTCAAAAAACAGATGTATCCCCTTTTTAGACGCTATCAGGCCCAGCATGGACTTGATTTCATCCAGGAGTCCATAAAGATCAAACACCATATTGTCAATGTTCACCCGTCCGGCTTCGATGGCAGAGAGGTCAAGCGTTTGGTTGATCAGCATCAGCAGGTGTCTGCCGCTGCGATTAATAATGTCAATGGACTCTTTTTCATGGGAAAGAAGAGTTTTATTTTTTTTTAACATATTGGAGAATCCAAGTATTGCGTTGAGCGGAGTACGAAGTTCATGGCTCATGGTGGCCAGGAAATCAGTTTTGGCCTGGTTGGCTGATTCGGCCAAATTCTTGGCTGTTTTATACTCTTTTGCCCGTTTTTGTTCGGAAATATCCTGAATATTGCCTTCAAAGTATCTTACCGATGCATCTTTTCCCCTTACAACGTGGGCATTGATGGATACATCCATAACTGTCCCGTTTTTATGATAAAATTGGGTTTCAAAATTTTGAACAATTCCAAAGGAATGTAGAAGATTATTAAGTTTTTGCTGATCTTCCGGCTTAACGTAAATTTGTTTAAAATTTTTAATTGATTTTCTCAATTCTTTCTGGGATACAAATCCCAGAATACGAAGAAAAGAGGGATTGCTTGTCATCACTTTTCCTTTGAAAGTGATTTGAAAGATTCCTTCATGGGCATTGTTAAATATGTTTCGATATTTTGCCTCGGTTTTTTCTATTGTTTCATTCATGGATTGAAGATTGTGAATTTGTTTCTTAATGGCATTTTGCATATGGTAAAAACTTTTGGCAAGAACTCCGATTTCATCGGCTCGATCCACGGGTAAAGGCTGATCCCATTGGCCTTGAGCCAGGTTTTTTGCCATGCGGCTTAAGCTGAGAATGGGCCGGGTAAATGTTTTTGCAGTAAAATAACTCATTACCAGGGCTATGATAAAAACCATAATGGCTGAAAACAGGAGAATTTGCAGGGTATCTTTTTTGTTATGGGTCAATACTTGTTCATCAACCAGGACAGTAAAGATACCAATAGTGGTTTTAAATTGATTTTTCATGGTTTCATAGCTTGTAGTGTAACGCCTGCCCGCAATCCATTCACCGGATCGGGTCTGGATCTCGTCCAGGGAATGGATATCAGTCAGTGCCGTGGGCCATATTTTTGTCAATGAAATTCCATGGTTTTGCTGGATACTGCTGACAATATCCCCCTGCCGATTCCATTGCAGGGTCACCTCAGCCTTGATCTGTTCTTTAAATGCCTGCATCAGTCTGTCATTAAACGGGTAAGTGACAACTACAATCCCGGTAAGCTCAAGTCTGGACATATCCATTATGGGTATCATGCTTTTCAGGGTTAATCCGCTGGGATAGAGAAAATAATCGGAAATTTTTTCCAGCCCAAGGCCCTGTTCAAGGATGGGATCAGTTGACGCCGTCAGATAGGCATCAATTGATCCGCTTTCCGTATGGCTCAGGGCAATTCGTTTTTTATCCGGATTAAACACCTCCACAATGGCAGTGTACCAGAGATCTCTTTTTGATTCCAGGAATTCCCGGATACCAGTGGGGTGATCAAATTGTTGTATTTCCTTGCTCTGGGCCAGGAGTTCCGCAATGTTTTGAGATCGACTCTCATAGTGCATCAGCTCACGTTTGAGATCCTCCATGGACCGCCGGCTTTGCTCTTGAAGTCCCTGTTCAAGCCGTTCCAGAGAGAACCACATGCCAAGGGATATGGACATAGCTGTGGGGATAAAGATAATGACAAGAAAAATCAGTATCAATTTTTTTTGAATGGAAAAAAAGGCGTCAGTCAATCCAGGCATTTTTAAACCGAATCTCAATCAATACCTGCTCAATGGCATGGATGGTCTTTTGGAAGGCCAGTATGGATTTTGCGTGAACCAACGGCACCCAGGGAGCATTTTCATGGATAATTTTTTGTGCATTACGATATAAAACAGACCGCTTTTCCTTGTTCATGATCTGCTGGGCACGGACCAGCAGATC belongs to Desulfobacula toluolica Tol2 and includes:
- a CDS encoding ATP-binding protein; the protein is MRFGLKMPGLTDAFFSIQKKLILIFLVIIFIPTAMSISLGMWFSLERLEQGLQEQSRRSMEDLKRELMHYESRSQNIAELLAQSKEIQQFDHPTGIREFLESKRDLWYTAIVEVFNPDKKRIALSHTESGSIDAYLTASTDPILEQGLGLEKISDYFLYPSGLTLKSMIPIMDMSRLELTGIVVVTYPFNDRLMQAFKEQIKAEVTLQWNRQGDIVSSIQQNHGISLTKIWPTALTDIHSLDEIQTRSGEWIAGRRYTTSYETMKNQFKTTIGIFTVLVDEQVLTHNKKDTLQILLFSAIMVFIIALVMSYFTAKTFTRPILSLSRMAKNLAQGQWDQPLPVDRADEIGVLAKSFYHMQNAIKKQIHNLQSMNETIEKTEAKYRNIFNNAHEGIFQITFKGKVMTSNPSFLRILGFVSQKELRKSIKNFKQIYVKPEDQQKLNNLLHSFGIVQNFETQFYHKNGTVMDVSINAHVVRGKDASVRYFEGNIQDISEQKRAKEYKTAKNLAESANQAKTDFLATMSHELRTPLNAILGFSNMLKKNKTLLSHEKESIDIINRSGRHLLMLINQTLDLSAIEAGRVNIDNMVFDLYGLLDEIKSMLGLIASKKGIHLFFECTAAVPRFIKTDQMKLRQILINLVNNALKFTKNGKVCVRIGTKQDTAIPGKQSGQEIRLFFEVADTGIGIAQKDINSIFLAFEQASAGRHKKEGTGLGLTISEKLVTVLGGQLFINSTVGKGSRFFFDIPAGMVRSNSDPLNPSEKEDSKTGTHKGYKSEVAGIKKKNTMFWRSRSMALSPAIREELKDAVQQADMDLINLMIIRLKSEDIRLAKKFQALAEQFEYGKILLILEKEHHIDE